In Microcaecilia unicolor chromosome 1, aMicUni1.1, whole genome shotgun sequence, the following are encoded in one genomic region:
- the LOC115460557 gene encoding proto-oncogene Mas-like, translating to MAELSTISLRTTVTLESNGIGNYSSTEYLLTLDINLLSLTLVFSVLGLVGNGIVLWFLGFRIKRNNFTIYILNLALADFLFLLCSCVIVLSILLMTIPAHFHQISLTVSKDLAYTTGLYLLTAISLERCLCTLYPFWYHSQRSKHQSTVVCILLWVLSCSVTGIEHFFCKPLSWNQYLNCEKSVFLSTGVLNFLFFTPVMVFSSLTLFIKIQRSSQHQYPLKPYVVIVISVLVFLIFALPFKVMMLILNTHHSYISSTLIISSILFSVINSTANPFVYFMVGSQSKLRGRGSIKVALQRVFKQEVEEKTIDSNGAETEI from the coding sequence ATGGCTGAGTTGAGCACAATCTCCCTCAGAACCACAGTGACATTAGAATCAAATGGGATTGGAAATTACAGTTCTACTGAATATTTATTGACCTTAGATATAAATCTACTCTCTCTTACTTTGGTCTTCTCTGTCTTGGGATTGGTTGGGAATGGGATTGTTCTCTGGTTCCTCGGATTCCGAATCAAGAGGAATAATTTCACTATCTACATCTTGAACCTGGCCCTGGCtgacttcctcttcctcctctgctctTGTGTTATAGTACTATCTATTTTGTTAATGACTATACCGGCTCATTTTCACCAAATTAGCCTGACTGTCAGCAAAGACTTGGCATATACCACAGGGCTGTACCTCCTGACAGCCATCAGCCTGGAGCGCTGTCTGTGCACTCTATATCCATTCTGGTACCACTCTCAGCGCTCAAAGCACCAGTCCACTGTTGTATGTATCCTCCTATGGGTACTGTCATGCTCAGTTACTGGAATAGAACATTTTTTCTGCAAGCCACTCTCCTGGAACCAGTACCTAAATTGTGAAAAATCTGTGTTTCTTTCCACTGGTGTTTTAAACTTCCTTTTCTTCACCCCAGTCATGGTGTTCTCCAGCCTGACTCTGTTCATCAAGATCCAgaggagctcccagcaccagtaCCCACTGAAGCCCTATGTGGTAATCGTGATATCAGTGCTCGTCTTCCTCATCTTTGCTCTGCCCTTCAAGGTGATGATGCTGATTTTAAACACTCATCATTCCTACATTTCATCTACTCTTATCATCTCAAGTATCTTATTCTCTGTCATCAACAGTACAGCCAACCCCTTTGTATACTTTATGGTAGGAAGTCAGAGCAAACTGAGGGGCCGGGGCTCTATCAAGGTTGCTCTTCAGAGGGTCTTCAAGCAAGAGGTGGAAGAAAAGACCATTGATTCCAATGGAGCAGAGACTGAAATATGA